From the Anguilla anguilla isolate fAngAng1 chromosome 6, fAngAng1.pri, whole genome shotgun sequence genome, one window contains:
- the LOC118230829 gene encoding uncharacterized protein LOC118230829 isoform X5: MAGILMRFLLLLLLFQYRHGPQFRNNTGYALVNQGDENYIENSSLLSLDTILGNRVNRFGPELGDPSRPSDIYFEAFVEEASFAHDGQDATPLPSAVALIEIDPAQESTWPSFTTLRPVFHQTLEHFHTYLRELLSQLGFGLGAQDHTTPTEIDFSDKTETVVEETSFAHDGQDATPLPSAEALIEIDPAQESAWPSFTTLRPVFHQTLERFHTYLRELLSQLGFGLGAQDHTTPTEIDFSDKTETVVEETSFAHDGQDATPLPSAEALIEIDPAQESAWPSFTTLRPVFHQTLERFHTYLRELLSQLGFGLGAQDHTTPTEIDLPDKTETVVEETSFAHDGQDATPLPSAEALIEIDPAQESAWPSFTTLRPVFHQTLERFHTYLRELLSQLGFGLGAQDHTTPTEIDLPDKTETVVEETSFAHDGQDATPLPSAEALIEIDPAQESAWPSFTTLRPVFHQTLERFHTYLRELLSQLGFGLGAQDHTTPTEIDFSDKTETVVEETSFAHDGQDATPLPSAEALIEIDPAQESAWPSFTTLKPVFHQTLERFHTYLRELLSQLGFGPGAQDHTTPTEIDLPDKTETVVEETSFAHDGQDATPLPSAEELIGSSSEEWQLNSALLEWSSQMLSIMASVEAVLIVGGVFISQCIVKYAFRRTEKKPDRVCRKPLEQQKPTQAALTQKPVEESKADKLEKAMERLMAYKGKMREIHQPKPPTRVTIEQQLQALDRDLVEWKRNVRAVESDMEEMGKMLSDWKADLSRIRFPSQVEL, from the exons ATGGCAGGAATTCTTATGCGATTCCTTCTCTTGCTTTTACTTTTTCAGTATAGGCACGGACCCCAATTTAGAAACAACACGGGTTACG CGTTGGTTAACCAAGGTGATGAGAATTATATTGAAAACTCTTCCCTTCTTTCGTTGGACACCATTTTAGGAAAC CGTGTAAACCGATTTGGACCTGAACTGGGTGACCCCAGCAGACCCAGTGACATATACTTTGAGGCTTTTGTGGAG gAAGCATCCTTTGCCCATGACGGTCAGGACGcgacccctctcccctctgctgtGGCGCTGATTGAGATCGACCCAGCGCAGGAGTCCACCTGGCCCAGCTTTACGACCCTCAGACCCGTCTTCCATCAGACTCTGGAGCATTTCCACACTTACCTGAGAGAG CTTTTAAGCCAACTGGGCTTTGGCCTTGGAGCCCAGGaccacaccacacccactgaaATCGATTTCTCTGACAAAACTGAGACCGTTGTGGAG gAAACATCCTTTGCCCATGACGGTCAGGACGcgacccctctcccctctgctgaGGCACTGATTGAAATCGACCCGGCGCAGGAGTCCGCCTGGCCCAGCTTTACGACCCTCAGACCCGTCTTCCATCAGACTCTGGAGCGTTTCCACACTTACCTGAGAGAG CTTTTAAGCCAACTGGGCTTTGGGCTTGGAGCCCAGGaccacaccacacccactgaaATCGATTTCTCTGACAAAACTGAGACCGTTGTGGAG gAAACATCCTTTGCCCATGACGGTCAGGACGcgacccctctcccctctgctgaGGCGCTGATTGAGATCGACCCGGCGCAGGAGTCCGCCTGGCCCAGCTTTACGACCCTCAGACCCGTCTTCCATCAGACTCTGGAGCGTTTCCACACTTACCTGAGAGAG CTTTTAAGCCAACTGGGCTTTGGGCTTGGAGCCCAGGaccacaccacacccactgaaATCGATTTGCCTGACAAAACTGAGACCGTTGTGGAG gAAACATCCTTTGCCCATGACGGTCAGGACGcgacccctctcccctctgctgaGGCGCTGATTGAGATCGACCCGGCGCAGGAGTCCGCCTGGCCCAGCTTTACGACCCTCAGACCCGTCTTCCATCAGACTCTGGAGCGTTTCCACACTTACCTGAGAGAG CTTTTAAGCCAACTGGGCTTTGGGCTTGGAGCCCAGGaccacaccacacccactgaaATCGATTTGCCTGACAAAACTGAGACCGTTGTGGAG gAAACATCCTTTGCCCATGACGGTCAGGACGcgacccctctcccctctgctgaGGCGCTGATTGAGATCGACCCGGCGCAGGAGTCCGCCTGGCCCAGCTTTACGACCCTCAGACCCGTCTTCCATCAGACTCTGGAGCGTTTCCACACTTACCTGAGAGAG CTTTTAAGCCAACTGGGCTTTGGGCTTGGAGCCCAGGaccacaccacacccactgaaATCGATTTCTCTGACAAAACTGAGACCGTTGTGGAG gAAACATCCTTTGCCCATGACGGTCAGGACGcgacccctctcccctctgctgaGGCACTGATTGAAATCGACCCGGCGCAGGAGTCCGCCTGGCCCAGCTTTACGACCCTCAAACCCGTCTTCCATCAGACTCTGGAGCGTTTCCACACTTACCTGAGAGAG CTTTTAAGCCAACTGGGCTTTGGGCCTGGAGCCCAGGaccacaccacacccactgaaATCGATTTGCCTGACAAAACTGAGACCGTTGTGGAG gAAACATCCTTTGCCCATGACGGTCAGGACGcgacccctctcccctctgctgaG GAGCTGATTGGCAGCTCCTCTGAAGAGTGGCAGCTGAACTCCGCCCTGCTCGAGTGGAGCAGCCAGATGCTGTCCATCATGGCCTCTGTGGAAGCTGTCCTAATCGTTGGCGGAGTCTTCATTTCACAATGCATT GTGAAGTATGCCTTCCGACGCACTGAGAAGAAACCAGACCGGGTCTGTAGGAAACCACTCGAACAGCAGAAACCGACTCAGGCTGCCCTTACCCA GAAGCCCGTTGAGGAGTCGAAGGCAGACAAATTGGAGAAGGCCATGGAACGACTAATGGCTTACAAGGGGAAGATGAGGGAGATCCATCAACCGAAACCG CCCACACGGGTCACCATTGAGCAGCAACTGCAGGCGTTGGACAGGGACCTGGTCGAGTGGAAACGCAACGT GCGGGCTGTGGAATCAGACATGGAAGAGATGGGGAAAATGCTCTCTGACTGGAAAGCGGACTTGTCCAGGATCAGGTTCCCCTCCCAGGTCGA ACTCTGA
- the LOC118230829 gene encoding uncharacterized protein LOC118230829 isoform X2, translating to MAGILMRFLLLLLLFQYRHGPQFRNNTGYALVNQGDENYIENSSLLSLDTILGNRVNRFGPELGDPSRPSDIYFEAFVEEASFAHDGQDATPLPSAVALIEIDPAQESTWPSFTTLRPVFHQTLEHFHTYLRELLSQLGFGLGAQDHTTPTEIDFSDKTETVVEETSFAHDGQDATPLPSAEALIEIDPAQESAWPSFTTLRPVFHQTLERFHTYLRELLSQLGFGLGAQDHTTPTEIDFSDKTETVVEETSFAHDGQDATPLPSAEALIEIDPAQESAWPSFTTLRPVFHQTLERFHTYLRELLSQLGFGLGAQDHTTPTEIDLPDKTETVVEETSFAHDGQDATPLPSAEALIEIDPAQESAWPSFTTLRPVFHQTLERFHTYLRELLSQLGFGLGAQDHTTPTEIDLPDKTETVVEETSFAHDGQDATPLPSAEALIEIDPAQESAWPSFTTLRPVFHQTLERFHTYLRELLSQLGFGLGAQDHTTPTEIDFSDKTETVVEETSFAHDGQDATPLPSAEALIEIDPAQESAWPSFTTLKPVFHQTLERFHTYLRELLSQLGFGPGAQDHTTPTEIDLPDKTETVVEETSFAHDGQDATPLPSAEALIEIDPAQESAWPSFTTLRPVFHQTLERFHTYLRELLSQLGFGPGAQDHTTPTEIDFSDEPETAVEETSFAHDSQDATPLPSAEELIGSSSEEWQLNSALLEWSSQMLSIMASVEAVLIVGGVFISQCIVKYAFRRTEKKPDRVCRKPLEQQKPTQAALTQKPVEESKADKLEKAMERLMAYKGKMREIHQPKPPTRVTIEQQLQALDRDLVEWKRNVRAVESDMEEMGKMLSDWKADLSRIRFPSQVE from the exons ATGGCAGGAATTCTTATGCGATTCCTTCTCTTGCTTTTACTTTTTCAGTATAGGCACGGACCCCAATTTAGAAACAACACGGGTTACG CGTTGGTTAACCAAGGTGATGAGAATTATATTGAAAACTCTTCCCTTCTTTCGTTGGACACCATTTTAGGAAAC CGTGTAAACCGATTTGGACCTGAACTGGGTGACCCCAGCAGACCCAGTGACATATACTTTGAGGCTTTTGTGGAG gAAGCATCCTTTGCCCATGACGGTCAGGACGcgacccctctcccctctgctgtGGCGCTGATTGAGATCGACCCAGCGCAGGAGTCCACCTGGCCCAGCTTTACGACCCTCAGACCCGTCTTCCATCAGACTCTGGAGCATTTCCACACTTACCTGAGAGAG CTTTTAAGCCAACTGGGCTTTGGCCTTGGAGCCCAGGaccacaccacacccactgaaATCGATTTCTCTGACAAAACTGAGACCGTTGTGGAG gAAACATCCTTTGCCCATGACGGTCAGGACGcgacccctctcccctctgctgaGGCACTGATTGAAATCGACCCGGCGCAGGAGTCCGCCTGGCCCAGCTTTACGACCCTCAGACCCGTCTTCCATCAGACTCTGGAGCGTTTCCACACTTACCTGAGAGAG CTTTTAAGCCAACTGGGCTTTGGGCTTGGAGCCCAGGaccacaccacacccactgaaATCGATTTCTCTGACAAAACTGAGACCGTTGTGGAG gAAACATCCTTTGCCCATGACGGTCAGGACGcgacccctctcccctctgctgaGGCGCTGATTGAGATCGACCCGGCGCAGGAGTCCGCCTGGCCCAGCTTTACGACCCTCAGACCCGTCTTCCATCAGACTCTGGAGCGTTTCCACACTTACCTGAGAGAG CTTTTAAGCCAACTGGGCTTTGGGCTTGGAGCCCAGGaccacaccacacccactgaaATCGATTTGCCTGACAAAACTGAGACCGTTGTGGAG gAAACATCCTTTGCCCATGACGGTCAGGACGcgacccctctcccctctgctgaGGCGCTGATTGAGATCGACCCGGCGCAGGAGTCCGCCTGGCCCAGCTTTACGACCCTCAGACCCGTCTTCCATCAGACTCTGGAGCGTTTCCACACTTACCTGAGAGAG CTTTTAAGCCAACTGGGCTTTGGGCTTGGAGCCCAGGaccacaccacacccactgaaATCGATTTGCCTGACAAAACTGAGACCGTTGTGGAG gAAACATCCTTTGCCCATGACGGTCAGGACGcgacccctctcccctctgctgaGGCGCTGATTGAGATCGACCCGGCGCAGGAGTCCGCCTGGCCCAGCTTTACGACCCTCAGACCCGTCTTCCATCAGACTCTGGAGCGTTTCCACACTTACCTGAGAGAG CTTTTAAGCCAACTGGGCTTTGGGCTTGGAGCCCAGGaccacaccacacccactgaaATCGATTTCTCTGACAAAACTGAGACCGTTGTGGAG gAAACATCCTTTGCCCATGACGGTCAGGACGcgacccctctcccctctgctgaGGCACTGATTGAAATCGACCCGGCGCAGGAGTCCGCCTGGCCCAGCTTTACGACCCTCAAACCCGTCTTCCATCAGACTCTGGAGCGTTTCCACACTTACCTGAGAGAG CTTTTAAGCCAACTGGGCTTTGGGCCTGGAGCCCAGGaccacaccacacccactgaaATCGATTTGCCTGACAAAACTGAGACCGTTGTGGAG gAAACATCCTTTGCCCATGACGGTCAGGACGcgacccctctcccctctgctgaGGCGCTGATTGAAATCGACCCGGCGCAGGAGTCCGCCTGGCCCAGCTTTACGACCCTCAGACCCGTCTTCCATCAGACTCTGGAGCGTTTCCACACTTACCTGAGAGAG CTTTTAAGCCAACTGGGCTTTGGGCCTGGAGCCCAGGaccacaccacacccactgaaATCGATTTCTCTGATGAACCTGAGACCGCTGTGGAG gAAACATCCTTTGCCCATGACAGTCAGGACGcgacccctctcccctctgctgaGGAGCTGATTGGCAGCTCCTCTGAAGAGTGGCAGCTGAACTCCGCCCTGCTCGAGTGGAGCAGCCAGATGCTGTCCATCATGGCCTCTGTGGAAGCTGTCCTAATCGTTGGCGGAGTCTTCATTTCACAATGCATT GTGAAGTATGCCTTCCGACGCACTGAGAAGAAACCAGACCGGGTCTGTAGGAAACCACTCGAACAGCAGAAACCGACTCAGGCTGCCCTTACCCA GAAGCCCGTTGAGGAGTCGAAGGCAGACAAATTGGAGAAGGCCATGGAACGACTAATGGCTTACAAGGGGAAGATGAGGGAGATCCATCAACCGAAACCG CCCACACGGGTCACCATTGAGCAGCAACTGCAGGCGTTGGACAGGGACCTGGTCGAGTGGAAACGCAACGT GCGGGCTGTGGAATCAGACATGGAAGAGATGGGGAAAATGCTCTCTGACTGGAAAGCGGACTTGTCCAGGATCAGGTTCCCCTCCCAGGTCGAGTGA